One genomic window of Desulfovibrio psychrotolerans includes the following:
- a CDS encoding sodium-dependent transporter: MALTNRHTDGFATRLGVLTATLGSAVGLGNIWKFPYMTGDGGGAAFLIIYLLATLAVGLPVMIGEIMLGREARANAVGTWKNLAPGTPWFLVGAAGVLAAFLIMAFYTDVVGWVFSFIVRAATGQLNSTDPKVGEAAFSAMVSHPWHALFWQWGVLALVGGILLGGVSKGIEKTTKVLMPLLFLMLLAVCVRSLMLPGAAQGLAFLFAPDFSKVTVDVVLNAMGLAFFKLSIGMGTMMTYGSYFRSDADIPLTTARVMLADLVVSLLAGIAIFPAVFNYGLEPTAGPGLLFMTMPAVFSSLPLGQVFMTVFFLLTGIATIGAMLSLFEVPVALFAGSGMMSRKAAVIATALGLAAFGVPATLSFSTLADVSVFGKNFFDLYDFLSSNIILPLGGICICLYAGWVWGGARSHAALSNGGTLANAAVIRVWYALVRYVTPLLVVLVLLKGLKVF, translated from the coding sequence ATGGCACTGACCAACAGGCATACCGACGGTTTCGCCACGCGGCTGGGGGTTCTTACCGCCACCCTGGGCTCTGCCGTGGGGCTGGGCAATATCTGGAAATTTCCCTACATGACGGGTGACGGCGGCGGAGCCGCGTTTCTGATAATCTATCTGCTGGCAACTCTGGCCGTAGGGCTGCCCGTGATGATCGGGGAGATCATGCTCGGACGCGAAGCCCGGGCCAACGCAGTGGGAACTTGGAAGAACCTTGCGCCGGGTACGCCGTGGTTTCTGGTGGGCGCAGCGGGCGTGCTGGCTGCGTTCCTGATTATGGCGTTTTATACGGATGTTGTGGGTTGGGTATTTTCATTTATCGTGCGCGCAGCCACAGGACAGTTGAATTCCACGGACCCTAAGGTGGGCGAGGCGGCATTCTCCGCCATGGTTTCCCATCCCTGGCACGCGCTGTTTTGGCAGTGGGGAGTGCTGGCACTTGTGGGCGGCATTCTTCTGGGCGGAGTTTCCAAGGGCATAGAAAAAACCACCAAGGTGCTCATGCCGTTGCTGTTTCTCATGCTGCTGGCGGTGTGCGTGCGTTCCCTCATGCTGCCCGGTGCGGCGCAGGGGCTTGCGTTTCTCTTTGCGCCGGACTTTTCCAAGGTGACGGTGGACGTGGTGCTTAACGCTATGGGGCTTGCCTTTTTCAAGCTTTCCATCGGCATGGGCACCATGATGACCTACGGCAGCTATTTCCGCAGCGATGCGGATATTCCGCTGACCACGGCGCGGGTAATGCTTGCCGACCTTGTGGTTTCGCTGCTGGCGGGCATTGCCATCTTCCCCGCCGTGTTCAACTACGGGCTGGAGCCTACCGCCGGTCCCGGGCTTTTGTTTATGACCATGCCTGCCGTGTTCAGTTCGCTGCCTCTGGGGCAGGTGTTCATGACGGTGTTTTTCCTGCTCACGGGCATTGCCACCATAGGGGCCATGCTTTCGCTGTTTGAAGTGCCTGTGGCCCTGTTTGCGGGAAGCGGCATGATGAGCCGTAAGGCCGCGGTCATAGCCACTGCTCTTGGTCTTGCAGCCTTTGGTGTACCCGCCACGCTCTCGTTCAGCACATTGGCGGATGTGAGCGTGTTCGGGAAAAACTTTTTTGATCTGTATGACTTTTTGAGTTCCAACATCATCCTTCCGCTGGGCGGCATCTGCATCTGCCTGTACGCGGGGTGGGTGTGGGGCGGGGCCCGTTCGCACGCCGCACTTTCCAACGGCGGCACTCTTGCTAACGCGGCGGTCATCCGCGTGTGGTATGCGTTGGTGCGCTACGTTACCCCTTTGCTGGTGGTGCTGGTACTGCTCAAGGGGCTGAAGGTATTCTGA